The DNA region CGTCTGACCAATGGGATCGTCGTAACCTCGTACATTCCCGGGGTGGGGCATAACCTGCAGGAGCACTCGGTGGTGCTCATTCGCGGCGGCCGCGTCAAGGACCTCCCGGGGGTGCGCTATCACATCGTGCGTGGCGCTCTCGATCTTGCAGGGGTCAAGGGCCGCATGCAGAGTCGTTCCAAGTACGGCGCCAAGCGTCCGAAGTAATCATTCGTTTTTTGAGGAAACGTCATGCCGAGAAGAAGAGAAGTTGCCAAGCGGCAGATCCTGCCCGATCCCAAGTTTGGCGATCAGCTTGTCGCCAAATTCATCAACGTGGTCATGGTCGACGGCAAGAAGAGTACCGCCGAGCAGATCGTCTACGGCGCCCTGGGGCTTGCTTCCGAGCGCACCGGCGAG from Geoalkalibacter sp. includes:
- the rpsL gene encoding 30S ribosomal protein S12, with product MPTINQLIRNGRQKKERKSTAPALKENPQKRGVCTRVYTTTPKKPNSALRKVARVRLTNGIVVTSYIPGVGHNLQEHSVVLIRGGRVKDLPGVRYHIVRGALDLAGVKGRMQSRSKYGAKRPK